The genomic stretch AAGACTATATCCTCTCAATGCCACCACTTTTTTCTATTGAGCAAATGACAGCGATGCTGCATCCTCTTGCAGCTCGACTCAGTGAAGAAACGGGAAATGATATTAGGCTATTATTAGCAAGGAACGTTGATCAATACACGGCAGAAGTATTACACGGCAACATAGTCATAGGCTATGAAAACCCCTCCGTTTATGTGAACATATCCAATGTGCATGAGGCGATAGCCAGTGCAGTGACATCACAACACGATTCGCTTTCCAAGGGAATTATCATCAGCCGGCCCGAGTCAGGTATTGCAGGCATTGAGGATCTCAAAGGAAAAAAGATAATGATCGTCAGTCGAGAGTCGGCAGGTGGATTTTTATCGCAAAAGCTCACTTTAAAAGAAAAAGATATTGATGTTGAACGGGATTGTCAGCTGAGCGAAGCTGCCGATCATCGAGAAGAAAATGTTATTATTTCTGTGAGCATCGGTGATGTTGACGCCGGTTTTATCAGTGAATATGCCCTGCATAAGGCGGATCAATATATTACTCCGGGCTCTATTACTTCTGTGCTCACGACTGCCCCGCTTCCGAACTGGGTTGTCTCTATCAGTCGCAAGATGCCCCAGGTACAGAAAGATGATCTCCGAGAGGCTCTCCTCAATCTGCCCCCGGAGGATCCGGCACTCAAGGCCCTGAGGATCTCCTCTTTTAAAGCTGCGTCAGATGCTGATTATGATATTATCCGTGATATTATTGAGTAAAGGTGTTTAGTAGGAAATATTTACCTTTTATGCTGGCTCCTTGCATCTTCTTTATACAGGGTACCCGTAGTGGCTTATCCCTTGTCCAGCAGTTTTGTACCGAAGAAAGGATTTCATTGTGATCGCTCATGAATAAATTAAGACACCATCAAGGCAGATGAATGCTGTTACCGAGAGAAAAACCGTTTTTAACAGGACTGAATAGCTATTACCTCGATATTGAAAAGTTTATTCAGCATCTTCAAGGTGAGATAGGATCAGGTTGCCTATATTGCAACTCTGCGGACCAAGAGCTGTTGGTTTATTTTGATGAGTATGATATTGTCCGCGCAGTTACCCAGAATAGCGGGGAACACGCCCGGGTGTCGGATCAGCTTGACCACGTTCTTGTGTCTTTGCAGAAAAAAAGTTTTCGGGTGAAGATCTATTATCTTGATTCGGACTCAATTTTTTTCTGGGGCCAGATGCCAGCCTTCAGACGCGCCCAGAAGATCCTTACTTCAGATAAGTTGAGTCTCCCCGACCTTATTTTCCGCCTCAATCAAAAAGATTTTTCTGGGTTCATCGAAGTTAATGTGGACGGAAAAAAGGATTGCGCAGTGCTTTTCTTTCATGAAGGACAACGGCGTGGTGGATCCTATTATTGGGGAACAGGGGGATTGAGTCCTTCTGATGCAGATTATAATACCCTTTTGGGGATGCTCCAGAAAAATAGCGGGACCTATAGTGTCGGCTACTTTACCAGTGATCCACTTTCACCAGAAATGGAAGTAGAACTGGAAGCCGAGGAAGGGGTTATTAAGCCGCTGGATGAGCTCCCGGACAAGGGGAATGCCCCAATGCCATCGGAGCAAGCATCCTCTGAGCTCAACAAGGCATTAAATGAATTTATAGCGGTATTTGCTCAAACAGTGACTAGTAAAAGGGCTAAGGCAGAACCTCTTATTGATTTAAAATTGAAATTTATTGATTTTGCCGGGATATATCCTCAGCTTGATCCCTATGATCATCTTTGTGAGATTGAAGACGATGGGACTGTCACCATTGCGGAAGAAATTTCAGTGAAAGACGCAGCAGAAGGCATTCTTGATTGTGCCTGGATGGTTATTGAGGATAATAAGCTGCATAAAAAATTTCGTATAGGTCTCCAGAAAATGGTGCATCAGGAAGTTTTTCAGGCACAGGGTCTTGAGCTGGAGCGTTAAGGAATTTTTCAGAAAATAAGACCCCCTTTTTAGGTGTAGAATTGTAGGGGCACGGCGTGCCGTGTCCCTACCGGAATGCAAAATTTTCGGGTAGACACGCAGCCCTTGCCCCCTACGGCACCCGCCCCAAGGGGGGCGGAGTTCATTCCTGGATTTCTCCTTTTTCTTTCGAGGCCTTACCAGCCAGTTGGCCGCAGGCTGCCGAGATATCCGCTCCTCTGCTCTGACGAATAAAAACCGTGTAGTTTTCCTCCCTCAATATTTCCTGAAAGCGCAGGATGCGGTCATTCGACGGGCTGATAAATTCGTCACCTTCTCCTTTATTCACAGAGAGCAGGTTGATCTTGCAGGGTATCTCCCTGAGGAGTCCAGCTAATCTGAGCGCATCCTCATCAGAATCGTTGATTCCTGCAAAGAGGGTGTACTCAAACATGATCCGCTGTCGCTTTTTTCCTGGATATTCTTTACAGGCTGTTAATA from Candidatus Electrothrix communis encodes the following:
- a CDS encoding phosphate/phosphite/phosphonate ABC transporter substrate-binding protein encodes the protein MPPLFSIEQMTAMLHPLAARLSEETGNDIRLLLARNVDQYTAEVLHGNIVIGYENPSVYVNISNVHEAIASAVTSQHDSLSKGIIISRPESGIAGIEDLKGKKIMIVSRESAGGFLSQKLTLKEKDIDVERDCQLSEAADHREENVIISVSIGDVDAGFISEYALHKADQYITPGSITSVLTTAPLPNWVVSISRKMPQVQKDDLREALLNLPPEDPALKALRISSFKAASDADYDIIRDIIE